DNA from Macadamia integrifolia cultivar HAES 741 chromosome 12, SCU_Mint_v3, whole genome shotgun sequence:
TAAGCAAAGACATCTGCATTGCTCCTGAGGAAGCTTAGTATTTACTGGGTATGCTCTTAATTTAGTAGTGCGCCGAGCTGAACCGAACAGTCCGGTCTTCTTTGAATAATGATATTTGCTTAAGATCTTCTATTGGTTCCCACCGTTGTAGAAGAGATTCATCTTGGACGTCATCGGCTTCAGTGCCATGAGTTAAAGGCGAAATGACCCCTTTCTCCTTGAAAAAATCGAAGTGGCACCCTTGCGAATCTTCCTGACTCGGGCGGTACATGTCATTGGTCTACGATAATCTTGTTTGCAACTCGTTTACCCATGCGCAGGTAGTCGACGTATCAGGGTTTAGCATGACGACTAGGAGAGGTGAAGGTCGGGTTGTTGCCAACATACCCAGACTTCAGCTTGCTGGAAATCCTCTCCCAGTTTTGGGTTGGGTGAGCCAATATGGGGCTTTAGCAGAGGCAGACCTTTGTTGTTCCCTTGTTTGGCTGGGTTCCCCTGATAAATGGTTTAAGTGGCTTGATTAGTAGTATTTTTGATTGACGACTCCAATCTGTTGCTGCAAGAAATCGTCTTATGCTGTTATGGAAACTGCATAAAGAGgaaaacacaagagagtgagtgtTCGGCTGATTCAGAAGGGCACTCTTTGATGCTTAAGTCAGATCCCTTTTTGAATAGATAATTCCAGTAAGATCGAAAAAAGTTTGATCCCTTAGAAAGGAGTTTACCTAGGTATTTATAGTTGAAGGTGGCCGCCATAAGTGAGACTCTCCTTTGGTAGCTTCCTTATTTTGGTAGGAGTCCAAATATAACAAGAGTTGTAATAAGAAAGTGAATATAGGAGACATCCCAGTTATGAGATCATCGCGTATTGACCGGATCCCCTAGGATATATAAGGCACGATAACATCTTTTAAGAATCCTTTTCGGAGTAGGGCATGTCGGTTCCTTGCTTCTGAGTTATGTGTTGGGTCAAAGGAACCAACTAACATATATCTGAGCACTGGAATTCGTAGGACTCTTGAGTTGAGCGACTTGGGTGCTATGGCCCAGTTGCCAAGTGACTTGGATGAGGTAGGCCACTCTATCGGCCTACTTTTGCCTATAATTTAGCGATAGCTGTGCCCTACTTGCCTCTTGGCTAGTGGTCTCTTGAGCCTGCTACTCAGTAATAGCCTTAGTGTAATTGAGCTTGTTGAGTTATCTAGGTTACCATATGACGGAACCTCTATGCCACTTTCCTTATCCTAACGTTCAGCCAACCACTTGGTAATCGAGGTTCTTTTAGCAGAGTTGGTCGGTCAGGCCGCTACAGGCTTGCTTGTCCACTTCGGGCCAGATAGGTGGCTCGTCTGGCTCTAAACTGTTCGTCGTAGCCTATATCGTAGCCTACCACACTCGGGCTTGCCCCACTCAATTCTCACGGTGCGGTCTAAGGGTAGCACATTTTTGCCATAACACATTTCAGTTAGGACTCTTTTGATTTCTAGCTATTTATACATTGTAATCCAACAAAGGAAACACAAATCTGAGAATAGAAAAGTATTGGTTCTCAAAATGAGTGTGTGATGATTATGTGATACTTCTCTCCCATGCGACACTTTGAAACTCTATCACagatttcttcccttctctaacCAGCCATCTACCATCTTATTTCTTTAAAATGCTAAATAcaagcttttctttttcttttgttacctAGTTACTAGAGGGAGTTTCAAGGGAATCTAAGTTGTAACAGGAAAGATGgtcattatttttcaaaatcgcAGTCTTCTATTCCAAAATTTATTTAGGCATTTGTagattccatattttttttagtcCCAAGTCTCTATCGGAGTTCTAGAAAGTCTATATGTAGTGTCATTGCATAGaggatttaaatttcatcaAATTATTTGGTTGCATCAATCGTTCAATCCCCTCTATTACACTGccaacattatttttttttaatcaccaGTTCACCACAAGTagctgaaataacctagagggggtgaataagTTATGTTAGTGGATTTTGAAAAACTTTGGTTTAAAGTGTCCAAGAGTGattgcaaaataaaaaatgcggAATAAGAGAAATAAGCACAATCGCACAACACTAGGGTTTTTAATGGTTTGACTACATCCGACTCTAGTCCACTCCTTACAAGTGGAGTTAGTGGagttccacttgtaaggtattccactagctctcttccctttcagtataATAAGTAGGGAGGAGAACCTTTATAGAATCTTCTAGAATAAGAGGATCCGTACAATCTTTCACAGGTAGAGAGGGACCTTACAATCTATTTCCAAGTAGAGAGGGACTTTACTACTCTTTTGGGGATAAGAGGATCCTACATAAtacctaagtacagtctaggtTGATGTGTATTTACAACCGTCCAACACTAGAGTTTCCTAACTTTTTGGACTAATGCAAAATTAAAAGTGgaataaaaaaagagttaaCTCTTTGTGTGGTGTAATGATAGAATGCAAGATTGAGAATGATAATGATGCACCTTTATATATAGTCTTCAGTTTCTTAATGAATCAATAGAAAAGTGGAAGACTTTTGGTAGACTCTTGAGCTTCACTTGTAATGTTGGAGTTGACCAATAGCTCAAGAAATGTGTGAAGTATTTTCACTTCCAAATACTCTTAAAGTTGCTCTAATGCTTGgtgttaattattaattaattaagagcATTTATGGTATTTATAGGCGAGAAgtgttaattattaattaattaagagcatttgtggtatttataggtgagattaggaGATAAAAATAGGCAAGAAATCTTACTCAAATGGTCACATTTTGGGTCTACCGTttgaccgccatcggtagccagTCGATCGCCAAAAAGAGTCGTTAGTGAAAAACTAGCCGTTAGAGACCCTTTTGGACCAGCCAATCTCATACCGGTCGAACAGggctttcagccggtcgaccacCTATAGGCTAGGTCACTCCCAAATTTGACAGATTTTGGGAAAACTGAACTGTTGTCAATATTTGGGCCATAAATTTTTCGTCCGATATCAGATTGGCCTGATTCCAAGTGCGTTGGATTCTAACTCGAATCTCTACAACTTTAATGAAGGGACCATCTCCTGATACCTATTTTTAGGttgcccaaaatgcccttgagtgaGGTTGATGCTGTTTTCACAGCAATTTCCTAAGTCAAGAAATTCCTAACATGTTCCTAGTCACCTTTAGGTCCAACCACCTGGTCATAGTTAcatcctaaggtcattctaagTTGCGTGAGTGAAATGCTTGATATCTGAGCTCACATTTACACAATCAAGATACATTTACATAATAAAGACTTAATCTATCTTGgaagagcttcttcaactttcTTCATGTTGGTCTTGAATTGCTTGATGCTTTTACATCTATCAAGTCTTCAAGAAGTCTTGTCATGATGTACTTTTCGTGTCTTGACATCTGGAGTCTTTGATTCTTGGTGTTCGATACGTGAGAATACTTCTTCAAAACCAATTCCTTACACCAAATggttcaattctttttttttttttttttttttttttttaaatgttatcATTAAAACTAACTTAAGAGTGTggtttctctctcccattttcgtaataatttctctgttttcattttttttttcttgttcagCTGAAATGGCACGAAGACAAGCTTTATTTCCTGGTGATTCAGAGTTGCAGCAATTGCTCCATATTTTCAGGTATTTATGTGATTATTGCAATGTACTATTCTTTTTGATGAATGTTAGCAACACTAACGGCGATTGTTTCTGGGGGATCAGGGCGTACCTTTTATATGATCCCTTCTGATATTTTTTCCATGCTAAAATCTGTATCAAGAGGAATTATGAAAAGGTATTTTACTATGTTCCTTTGAATGTTGGAGAAAAGCTCCAAATTAATGGATTTAAATAAACTCCAACCTGACTCGCTGACGTGAGTCCTAGTCTTCCATTTGTCGAAGCAAAAGGGTGAGCCACATAGTTAAAATTCATCTGATGCTGctgtttttttttggcttacATTGGTCCCGTATGGCTCTTTTAAACTTATTTGATTAAGTTTGATATCATCCTTTTTGTTACATCTATGCATATTTATAGATGTTAGATTTTGGGAGGAGCTAGTCGATTAAACATTCAACTGTTTTGACCTGTCACTCAAAtagaaaagtaggaaatccaACTAGATGATCACAACATTTCATACGTTCACCTTGTTTTAAATTGAGAGGAATAATATGACACTGTTCTGCAAAGGCCATGATTAAATTGTTTGTAACGTGGCAAAACTTTTGCCTAGATGACAGCCATTGGATTGTTAATGAGATGGGGTTGGGGTCTTGTAAGGCATGGTCGCATGTTGGCCATGTCATTCGTTCAGTCGAGTTGGTATAGCAAACTTGAATCCAAAAGAATGATTCAAATTCTAATCAGATTGAACCGATCAAAAACAACTTGTCGAACTAGAAAATTTCAACTTTTAAGTAATTTCATGCACATGAAATGTCTAGAGCATTACATTGGAATTTTTaactatataaatttttttaactataGGTAACTACCATAAATTCAGCCAATCAAACTCACAATTTCATCaaaaattgatttctttctatGATTTGTTCTATACCCGGTTGCCATTCAGCACCTTTTTGTGTATACTACCTTCTTTGCCTTTGGACTTTTCCCGAAGTGCAAGAGGGGATCCCTTGGGATGTTATATATTGATGTTATATTCATCCTTTAACATTATTATTGAATGTATACATAGGAGGTAAATACTTAAGTCTAAGACTGGATTTGACATTTTAAATACAAATATTGAATTTGGGGATTTAATTACCTTGTTTCTGGCTGTCTAGCCATTGTTTTTTAGGTAAAAGATTGTGTAGAGACTTAATGAAGAGCTTTTTTGGTGAAAGACACTCTGCAACGATGTATTGTTGTCACTTTTTACATCATCCCTATTTCCATTCTATTCTAATATTATGCTATAGGAGGGTTCATTCACGTTGTGTTGAAGCGTTCTCTATTTCATTCTTTGTGTTTTGAAAGGTTCTCAATACTAGGTAATAACATGTAGCATGTCGGTTGCCAGCGTAGGGCTATAtatcatggttcaagatctcggcaGGCGAGATCTTGCTAATATCTCGTTTTTCCAAAAAGGCGAGATGAGATGCATGGCGAGATAgaaattgtacaaaaactcgaCGGAGATCTCGAGATCTCTCGAGATCTCGccaaattttgaagaaaaaacactaaggagtaaggattttggtgcttttgcttgaggatctccattcctacactcattgaagcttaaaagAGTATCCACATTTGGAATTACTTTTCTTATATTTGacgtcttttaaattcttatgattatgttgcatcgtgtgttgattgtggaatgtgaACTGTGGAATAAAGCATACTAGGCTAAGGTCcgaagagtcggagactacttacatagggtacgatatcaaagtacaattttaggtttgatttttaaaaaattgatggggaaaattacttgattacccatttatgggtttccctttacaaaattacccaccaaaagtttcagttaacaaaaatacccaaaattaggttttcctctacaaaattacccacttaaagtttaagttaacaaaaatacccaaaattgagtttgggtttacaaaattacccacacaaagtttcagtaataaaaaaatacatgattatatgtggaagatgaagactcactattttgggtagttttgtaaacccaaacttgattttgggtatttttgttaatttaaactttaagtgggtaattttgtagagaaaaacctaattttgggtatttttgttaactgaaacttttggtgggtaattttgtaaagggaaacccataaatgggtaatcaagtaattttcccaaattgatgtttccattgtgtttagaaggcctaaaatagggtaaataccaactttcaggggctacaaagaccatatagccaccgagaccaaccatCGAGTCGACCTggaaaaaatacaagatcttAGTGAGATCTCGGCAAGATTTGGCAAGATCTCTCTTTTCTGGATTAGCGAGATGGGAGGTGAGAGCGATATCTTAAACCTTGCTGTATATAGCATCCAATGATTGTCAATGCTAACCCCTTCATTGTTTTGATATATGATATGGGAGCCTTAAGGTGGGTAAACTGTGGCATTTTTGTTGCTTCAATGCATCATTTCTATCATTCGAGCCAATTTGATCATCACATGAAGCTGTTAGATAGATGTCTGTGTGTGCAGAAAATACTCTTTAATTATTAGTATGCTTATTCCCTTTTGGAGAAACCTTTCTTCCGCTGGTTGGAAGCTGCCTCTCTATCATTGGTGGCCATTCCTGCCATGTGGAGGCTAATCTGGTTATTGTGACCGTCCATGGATAGGTAATTTATAGAAATGCTACATGTCAATAGCCTATTCTGATCATTTAGACTTACATTCATTCGGTTCTTCACTATGTATTTAAGCAGTCTGAATCCTTCCCCTCCCCATCCTAGTCACAATTTTTTCCCCCAAGTCTTTATGTTgaaatatggtgaaggttgataGACTCGAACCTTACACTAGTGGATGGATATCCACGAAGAAATATGGGAATTAGACTATCATTTCATAACATGGGCTTTATGCTACAATTACACAATTTTGCTATAAATTTTTTGCCATGCTTTTTCATTTACAATTCTACGCACGGAATTTTGTTTCTCTCATCCTcttgtttagattttttattctgTTGTGGTCTTTGATGAAGATTGTTGGGAACACCAACTGAGGAGCAATGGCCAGGGGTTAGTGGTTTGAGGGACTGGCATGAATATCCGCAGTGGAAACCTCAAAACTTGGCACGTGCTGTTCCATCATTAGAACCTGATGGTGTTGACCTCTTATCGGTAACCACTTATTCTCTTCATTTGCAAGCTGTAACGTACATGTTTTTACCAATTCTCATAAGCTAAGGCTAATCTAGAATTGTACGTTGCAAATTTGGAGTATTATATGGTGGATTGTTTTGCTTAAATTCACTAGCCTTAATTGATGTTTAAATGGCAAGATATGTGTTGCTTTAATCTACTAACGTATCAATAACAACAAAGGGGAATTGTTACTGACATGTTACAGCAATTGGTATAATAGAAacctttatttttctcttctttggaaATTACACTAGAAACTTGGAACTGCAAAAGTGAATTTGGCTAGACATGGAATAATTTACTGACGCTCCCAACCAAAATGAGGAATCGCCCAACTAAAAAGAGCTGAGATGATTTAGTTTTAGCGGAAAACTTGTGCCAGCACTTTTTGTCGATAATATCTTCCATGTGATTGCTAATTTGTTAGCAGACCCAGATTTGAAGACTATAAAAGCCGGTTGTACCATTTGCTAAATTATCTCTAGAATGAATTCAGTAACGACCTTTCTATTTTACGAGTGATTGTGCTTCTCCCGTAGGTAGCTTATTCAATAAAAAAGTGACATT
Protein-coding regions in this window:
- the LOC122057942 gene encoding cyclin-dependent kinase B1-1-like encodes the protein MDQKFFFLYCSCYSEADYKSLVLRITIGGGEIFDSWCSIRENTSSKPIPYTKWFNSFFFFFFFFLNVIIKTNLRVWFLSPIFVIISLFSFFFSCSAEMARRQALFPGDSELQQLLHIFRLLGTPTEEQWPGVSGLRDWHEYPQWKPQNLARAVPSLEPDGVDLLSKMLQYDPANRISAKAALDHPYFDSLDKSQF